The proteins below are encoded in one region of Chryseobacterium wanjuense:
- a CDS encoding superoxide dismutase → MSFELPKLGYAYDALEPTIDARTMEIHYTKHHQAYIDNLNNAIKGTDLEGKTIEEICQTGTDKPAVRNNGGGHFNHTLFWEILTPGGSKEPVGNVKAAIENYGGFDKFKTDFSDAAKTRFGSGWAWLIKNADGSVSVSSTPNQDNPLMPVADVKGTPVLGIDVWEHAYYLNYQNRRPDYVAAFFEVVNWDKVEELFNK, encoded by the coding sequence AACTATTGATGCAAGAACAATGGAGATCCACTATACAAAGCATCACCAAGCATATATCGACAATTTAAATAATGCTATTAAAGGAACTGATCTGGAAGGTAAAACGATCGAGGAGATCTGCCAGACCGGAACTGATAAACCTGCAGTAAGAAATAATGGAGGAGGACATTTTAACCACACTTTATTCTGGGAAATTTTAACTCCGGGAGGAAGCAAAGAACCTGTAGGAAATGTAAAAGCTGCTATCGAAAATTATGGCGGTTTCGACAAATTCAAAACAGATTTTTCTGATGCTGCTAAAACAAGATTCGGTTCAGGATGGGCATGGCTAATCAAAAATGCTGACGGCTCTGTTTCTGTTTCTTCCACTCCGAACCAGGACAACCCATTAATGCCTGTTGCAGACGTAAAAGGTACTCCGGTTTTAGGAATCGACGTTTGGGAACACGCTTATTATTTAAACTATCAAAACAGAAGACCAGATTATGTTGCTGCTTTCTTTGAAGTGGTAAACTGGGATAAAGTTGAGGAATTATTCAACAAATAA
- a CDS encoding DUF6146 family protein: MKNLILILIVSLLSFNCSAQTEPKNDKEKSEMKPSKNEDGEWDLTVIDTQFDYFLNAIAKPISQYSESYLKTKNTLLVSEWNSYYFSGKYRNIIESSIDYDPKENYGIKFEYKLYQVFAYVNWKYGLRMNGLSGSDVTRY, from the coding sequence ATGAAAAATTTAATTTTAATATTAATTGTTTCTCTTTTATCTTTCAATTGTTCAGCGCAGACTGAACCTAAAAATGACAAAGAGAAATCAGAGATGAAACCTTCAAAAAATGAAGACGGAGAATGGGATCTTACGGTGATTGATACTCAGTTTGATTATTTTCTCAATGCCATAGCAAAACCTATCAGTCAATATTCGGAATCATATTTAAAAACAAAAAATACCCTTTTGGTAAGTGAATGGAATTCTTATTATTTTTCCGGAAAATATAGAAATATCATAGAATCTTCGATCGATTATGATCCCAAAGAAAATTACGGGATAAAATTTGAGTATAAATTATATCAAGTTTTTGCGTACGTGAACTGGAAGTATGGCTTGAGAATGAACGGGCTTTCGGGGAGTGACGTTACAAGATATTAA